DNA from Pecten maximus chromosome 18, xPecMax1.1, whole genome shotgun sequence:
ctttttcatatatatatatttttttacatttgcgTTCCGCTTGATAATAGGTaaacgaaatttatatcaaccgTTGCATAAATTAGTGCGTTCGGCTGGCGGGAAATTTGCAATCTATTCGTTATTTGATATGAAGATTAGGGCGTTTACCCTTGTAGACTACTTTGTCAACTCGTCCTTGTTGATTTTCAGGGCTTTTGAATAAATCTTTCTTTTATATGTTCCCTCactttattgattttgaaatattccaGTGATTCGTATAATAGTTCGTATACCATATGAGATTCATCCGAAAATGTGTGGATTTTTAACAGGAATGGAATGAATTGTATGCAGAATATTCCTAGTATATATACCCCAGGACAAAGCAACGACGGAGCGGGTCTAGCATATCTACCAGACGACCAATGCCAGGCGCAGTATGGCAAACAGTCGGCTGTATGCAGGGTATGTCATTATAGAGAAATAGGAATATAAAAAACTTTCCACAATTTTTATCAGATCAGATTTGGACAAGAATTCGCAAGATTTTGGATGACATTTTGAATAGTCAAATTTGTTAGTAGTACGAATTATTAGCCTTCAAAAGTTTGGATGATAAATAATTAGTATCATTTGTACCATGCTCCAATTATATAGCTTAGACACTACTTTGATATGATAAAATACATCGGTTCGAGGTAAAAAATGATTATTGATGCAACCACAgtacaaaagacaaaattttctgcaactatatattttcataaatattttgcTTACAAGCTTCACAGCGTAAAACATACCGATGTAAGTCGTAAAttaattctttttattaatttatatttaataatcATCGTTATACGATGCATTATAAGGAATATCATGTGGGCGCCTGGAGACATATTTGCTACAGCATGGCCTGTCGTATCCCGGGGAAAGGGGAGTGTACTCTCATCTACCCTCACGACGGTACACCTTGTGGAAACATGAGGGTAAGACAGATAACAGAGTTGTCGTATGTTAAATTTAATTAGATTCTATGTCTGCTGTAGTTTTGTTACTACAACATGAATGTTGATGAGAGTAGCCTGGCGGAGTGCAAAGGTACTTGGGCATGTAATCCAGGTTATATTGTCGCAACATCTCGGAGAAATGTCCGGCAATCATCGGAAATTAACACTTTTATTTCCGAAGATTGCCGGAAATTTCTAGGAAATCTTTCGATTGTAAATAAGTTATGAGTGTATGGAGCGACAACTTTGGGTAGAGAATGTAAGACATATGAAACGGATATTTTTCAGGAGGAATATTGAATAAAACCCAATGTTTGATTCCGAGGCTGAACGGAATTGACCGAGATGTTGCGATGGACCAAATAGCGTTGATTTCTGAAATTCAAGAAATAATGTCACGGTGTGTAATTAAAGACACAGACAGATGTAGATATCGGAATGTTATAATAGGGACTTGGTTCCAACATTTGTATATGCTTTCGCAATTGAAAAATCTAACACAAGACATATGTATCTTTCAGTGGTGCCAACAAGGCAACTGTGTATATAGTGGAAATACACGTAGCGTGGATGGTAAGTAATTCCTTATTTAAAACtccaaatacaatgtacagaatACTTAAgggttgttttctttttgtttttgtttcatcggggtatgacACAAATTTggtttgcaaactgtatgaatccgcgtagcggattcttacagaagcttgcaaacaaaatttgtgtcataccccgatgaaactaaaaaataattgacatcaacgcttataattaatgtttgaaaatgattttctaatttaaaacatgtcttatgtacaattttactggttttaaatgggattcttttttctcaaatcaatacgcaacgtcaattgtcgtattgtgacgtcacatttttcgcgccattctcggaatttctttcatagaagaatgaaaagaatttttcgaccaatcacatttgagtatttccatgaaaacaaagaaaaatcaattataGGCATATGAAGCATTCTTTAACTGAAGGGTCAAAGCGACATATGTCTGTGTATCaagatacatttaaataatgCTTAATCAAATAGCAGCTTAGAAATAAACATTCTACCAGTTTCATAGAAATCAGTTTTAAGCAAAGACAGATCTACAATAACATTAAACTGATGAAATAAACgaaaaaaagtcaaaatcaaATTTCTGCTCAAAACGTTTTTTCACATAACGATAACATAAAATCTACAAAGTTTTAAAAGAGGTCGATCGAGAACATAAACGTCAAAAGACGGACCGACAATTCCACCTAATTCCACACATACGGgatcattaaaatgaaatagttTTTGTTACAAACTTGATTATATTACTAACTTAATTCCTTATGTATTCGTTCGagtaacaaaataatatctATACTGTTTCATATTTCAGAGTTATGTCCTCTTGGAGATGACCCTAACTATGCCTGTACTTTGTCTGATTGTGATAGTACCATACATATGCGAGCTCACTGCTGCCAGACATGTCAACACGTAATGTCTGTCGCTATAACAACTACCCcagttaccatgacaacagacGACGCCACGAAAACATCAACAGATATTTCCGATTCCAACACAACAACAACGCCCAAAAACACCACAGTTGCCATGACGACACCTATTGTTACTACGACGATATCAGAACCTACGAAATTGACAGTGACTGATGTTGCTAAAAATGCTACTACTGGTTCAATGGATACTACGACCTCGGATTCCGACACAGTTGCCATGACAACAACTAGTGTTCGACCATCAATTTCCCCGGTCAACATAACATCTCCAACCACGATTACATTAACCAGCTCATCCACgactaaaaataaattaatgtcGTCAAACCAATCACTGTCTACATCAACGAGTCAATTGATGCCCTCTACCACAAGTCAGTCCTTGTCTGCAAATCAGTCTGATCCTGTGACACCAATCACTTCATCAGCGGGTACCTCACCGAACGCGGCACAGATTGATTTGTCAGATTCAACTGGGGGGACGTCTTTGCCAGCCGAAAACTCACCCCGATCTACGTTTAGTACTGCAATCAAAACTACCACAACTCCACTGGGTACAACTGAAACTACATTTGAAACAACCACCAAATCAGCTACCACTGGCATTGTACCAAAAATCACCATAAAAACAATCCAAACAACTGTATCTGCCgaaattaacaaaacaactgtTCATGGCAATGGCATTAGAAACCAAACAATTCAATCAGCAAGCACGTCTTCTCCAGCTCCTAATCAATTTCAAACTTCTAACAACTCACCTGCAACGTCTTCTAATTTGCATAGCAATACAACTGTCCGCGTCTCTTCAACACTTCCCCCAAATAACACGAGACCCCGTTCTTCACCAGAACCAGTTTCAAAAGCAACTGATTCTACATTTATCAACAATGCATCAACTAAGACTTCGACCATATATTCAACACAGATTCCAACCTCTATTGAGGCATCAACAGATTCACCGGTGAATGCAACAATCAGTACTATTCTTCCAATAACAAGTTCAACTGTCTCAAAATCAACGAATTCAATTAGGAATGTAACTGCTTTGACAACTGATTCAACTTTGAGCAATTCAACAGATGATGTGAATATTCAGCAAACAACTCCAAGAGCATCATATGATGTCACTGACGTAGTGTTCAATTCAACAAAACCAGAAAATTCAACTGTTAATTCAATACAAAATTCAACTACATTACCGAATAACGATACtgatataattgataaatcTAAACTAAAACCTAATAATACCAACATTATTGGGACAAAAAAGACTACAATATTGCCTTTTGATTCAACAACCGAAGGCATCCAGGAAGATGTGAATACATTGAATGCAGCATCAAATATCTGCAATtcaaacaatgtatttataataacCACAGTTacattaattattaatttttctATAATATTGATGATTAAGATGTAAAATGTACGGTATTTCACTTGACAATTTCCGTGAATTTGGAACATTTATCATACTCCGGTAAGTCATAGGCCTATACGTGTGTGAGAATATTAATCTTATATCAGAGAACGGTCATAGAAATTAAATTAAGATTTTCACATCATTCAATTATTACCAATCAGatacagttttttgtttttttgttttttgttttctaaattgGAAAATATCAACGAATTGATATTTCTACATAATTTAAACATGCTGTATTAAGGATAAATTTGTGTCGCGTTCTCCAAAATTGTGCAAATTCCAGCATCCTGCCATCAATGATAGAGACTTGTGAAAAGACGATCCGTTTTGAATCAAAAGTAAATTGCTCTGTCCTTTTCATGAAATAATGAATGGAGATGGTCTTGAGACAACCTGAACTGCTCGGCAGTCGAAAAACCAACTCACCACATCATTCCATTAAATCGACAAAAGCGAGATTCAATCCGTAAATAGATCAAATTTGATATGCTAAATCGCTGACAAAATAATAATTGTGACAGATTGTAGATATTAATACCGGTGTAACCTATTCAGGGACTGGGAAGGCTGAGTCTAAGCATGGCCATTAACACTGCTTTGAAAATTTGTATGGGTCATTTCTCTTGTCTATGTAAGATTTTCGAATTTCTATTTGCCATTAGAATTTGTATGCGCTGTCTTTCCCAAACCCTGgtattcatatttatttcatacttAACGCTATCATCACCCTCCTTTGTTAGTTTAtccttttatattttttttgcatttcgCGATAAGCGATCTTTAGGATGTTTATTTAGGACGCTGTTTCATTTCTTTCTATATCTTGAGTGCCATTTTATACTTTGGCGTTATATCATGTTTATTTTCATCCCATATAGTATGCTGGAACAATACAAATTTCCTTTTTAACTTGATACATATCACTATTGAAAGTTTTTACTCATCTTTGGCTCGAATAATTGAAATATCTTGGACACATTCTCATTGAGTGTGACCTGTATTCATAATCAAGTTACCGGtattttgtaaatcaattaCGAAATTTGAATATGCATAAATCTTATGAAAGATGAGCTCGGTTGTATActtaatgtattgtttttttaattcacTTCGTCcttgtataatgtatacttgTAGTTGTTTAATTGCATGGGGCTAAAGTTTCGCTAGTTCGCGGGCATTGAATTTCGCGCAATATCGCCTTATCAACATTCTGCAGTTAGCAACAGAACACTTCATACATTTACACTTCtacattcaatatatatatttacactgtatatcaaattCACGGTATAAATTTTGGTTGGTTATTTATTTTCGCGCTAAATTTAATGACCGCAAACAGCGCATTTAAACCCCGCGTGTAGTTTTGGGAAAGACTGTGATAgtttgtatttattcattttgcgAGACATTTTACCAGTATTACATGGTACCTGTGCTTCAGCACGTGTTATCCATAATTATTCAAATTGGCGCATTCACTTATTCCCACGAAATTAAAAAGTAACCATTCTTTTGTTCTAGATGTTATAATGTTTATCAAAAACTTTTTTCGAATGTGTCATAGAAATAGTcgtgttttttattttctgtaatgCACCATAAAGCGACGACTATATGAATATGTTTGTCTGTGTTGTCCTTTACTTTCTGAAGCACGAATtccatttcaaaatacatattgCCTTATTTTCTGATGACGTAATTTGTCAGTGATAGTAGAGAGGGTGTCAAAATAAGTTGGAAACAGAACATGACAGGCATTGGCATGGTTCGTACAGATGGTGAAATATGCTAGAATCTGGAGTCAGTGCTGGAAAAGTGCTGAACTTTCGGGTCAGTGCTGGAATTCGGGGGTCAGTGCTCGAAAAGTACTGGAATTTAAACTTACTTGCATTAAACATGTTTCTTTTCAGATTTcttaaaaatgacatttatcacaagaaaaattaaattatcaaaaGATTTAAATCATCAGCACTATTCACTGTAATGTTTGGTTATTGATTACAGGAGCAGTCTTTTGAGCACTTCCTTTACACGACACAGTTCTTTATTTACACCgtgttaaaaacaaaatttcctCAATTCCCTGCAAGTTTGGACTAAAAAGGCACCTGGAAAATTGGGAAATGCTTGAATTTTGATATGAAAAGTCTGTACGAatcatgaaatttgaaataagaaaaagaGAAAACTAAGAAATCAAGTAAATTAGAAAGTAAGCATTCAGGCGAATTTGAACTggttataaaattttgaacaaaCGACAAAACCAAACAACAGTTTGAATGTGTAAACATTCACAATATAGCGTGTAGCTattaatgtgacgtcattcacgagtgaaaaataaaaataaattctaaaCTGTCTTAACAGTTTTCACTAagattaattatttaaaaagtcCAGCATGTGAAAAACAGATTTATTAGTCACTAATTTGTAAAAGCACTACAGAAGATACAACCTCGAAATATTACTGACATCTACGTATACTTCTCCGGATGACGAGATGTCCTGAAGAAATAAAACAGGCTCTCGCTCCTTCTAACATATATAGAAACTGCACGAacaccgacataataacgaaaccaagattcaaactcaaaatcgacaaaaacCAAGGCCAAATGTTAACGTTTGCGTGGAATCTCctacaaaaaaaagtaaaaataattgAACAAAACCATGTgatccggaagagtaagcgtcttcatTTTCCTCGACGACAACCaccatacaaatttaggtcacgacaacacccgccatacaaatctaggtcacgacgacacccgccatacaaatctaggtcacgacgacacccgccatacaaatataggtcacgacaacacccgccatacaaatctaggtcacgacgacactcgccatacaaatctaggtcacgacaacacccgccatacaaatctaggtcacgacaacactcgccatacaaatctaggtcacgacaacacccgccatacaaatctaggtcacgacaacactcgcgatacaaatctaggtcacgacaacacccgccatacaaatctaggtcacgacgacacccgtcatacaaatctaggtcacaacaacacccgccatacaaatttaggtcacgacaacacccgccatacaaatctaggtcatgacaacacccgctatacaaatctaggtcacgacaacacccgccatacacatctaggtcaaTTCACAATTTGAGATGAGAGTTAGGGTGGTAACGACGGAACCACTGGACGAAGTACCAAACACGTCTTTTATTACTTCACATCtcaaaagaaaatcaaatgtttataaataagaCCAGGGCCCAATTGTttaaaaggtgattaggctaatcacattttaacaaaatttcctgatataataatttatgGTAGAATTAGCTTGACAAAACtatatgaaattctgtaattcttaattcaCTTCCAAGCggcataatttaaagatgatatactcacaggtttttgcaacaaatgagaaatgaaatattcactaATCAattgattaagctaatcaccttttgaacaactgggccctgagCTAAATTTACgtcactttctcagaaatatcACTACGCCTACAAATTGTGCCAAAGTTACCAATCTTTGCATACAAGTAACACTTATTATGCAAGAAAAACAGTTCTTGAACTATATGcatggtgttttttttgtttttgtttttgtctttataaaacattttaaaaccatGGGGTCAAGTTGTTTGGTTACTGTTAATAAAATCAGAGACGTCTATAAACATTGTACGTCCctggtaaaatacaaaaatcaacGTCAAAACAACTTATACTGAACGTCTACCAAAGTTTCTATAattcatcatatatatacagcagtaaaaaaatattgaccatGACCTAATTACTAATCTAAACACATGGTATTAATATTGCTATAATATCCCCTATATATTTACCTTATCAGTGTTttcatgtacaggtatattttatattaaaggACTTATTCCAGTTAACAGGATTTCCATGACTGatgttgactgctgacggaGATTTCGCAAGATACAGGGTGATGAAGATCATGCGAGATTTTATGGTCGGCATCATGAGcacatttggaaatattctatttccttgtgcGAAATTATGCATATCTGACGTGTTCGGTACTTGACGGTATGTCGGGTGGTTCTCCTAGCGGTACTGTTGTCAACACTCTAACCCtcatttgagaatgtgacttaacacgcatttgacctagatttgcatggcgaGGATGCTTACACTCttgaaacacctggtcttactCTCCTTGTACTTTGCAAAAGCCCTTCCGTATATTGACCTCGTTTATGGCTTTTAAGAGAAAATTATGGTTTGTCTGCATCCAAGGTAACATTTAATTATCTGTTGTTTTCGGCCCCTGataccactgacgagtccttgagagacgaaacagttgtatgatgttcctaataTCACTAATGAGTCCTTGAGAGACGAAACAggtgtatggtgtccctaacatcacgaCGTGTCCTGGAgagacgaaacagatgtatggtgtccctagcgtCACTGtcgagtccttgaaggacgaaacaacatTATGTCTCTTGCATCACTGACTAGACCTCGAGAGAACAGACAGCTGTATCGTGAAGTTTTATAGTAATTTTTCAAGATATCATGCCTATTATCGattgaaaactatctatttcTACTTTCAGAAGAATAAGAATATTCAAATATTGCTGATGATTCTGTTGTCACCAGTGGTTGTCGGCGTCAATATCGTGTCTTTTGTTCAATCCGTTGGGATAGCGTGCTAGTTCGTAGACACTGCTGGCAGACTTTGGTCCCCGAAACGTGTTAACCTGTTGCCACGCTTTAATTCATTGAAAAGTGACACAGTTCAGAATATACTTAAGTAATTATTTTTGAAAGGTGGGGTCAACATTTGGCCCCCATATCAATTTCTTTCACATTTTCCTCATatgtaaataatgaaaataaacccTAACCTCATAAAGGATTAGTCATTATCACTACGGACAGTCATACTGGACCTCCTTGCATAAACCAGATTGAGTGACGGGGGTACTCTAACAAAATGCTTGATATTTGTCACAGGTGAATGGCaattttaaaacaagaggcccagagggcctgtatcgctcacctggtttcatgagatatgaaacaagaatgatgcttaagtatatttgacgctggtattgctatgtcaatatatatcacaagcattttatatgggtacatgtacattggttttatttaaatactaaaaatgctacaaagtgcattaatccatgaaatgaaattgacttttggcgcgaccccatagggatgctaccacacaaatatgagtgatatccattgcttagtttcagagaagaacttgtttagaccaagcgaccccttttgaccctgccctctgccctcTGGGggtcctttatacaattttgaatccctactccattaggatgctaccagtcaaaccattgtttcagagaataagttgtttaaatcaatttagccaaattgacccctttttgccccacccctcagccccctggtggcctgggtcaaccccaacatttgtacaattttgaatccccaccccataaccatgctatcatacaaatgtgagtaatatccactgcttagtttcagagaagaagttgtttaaacaaatcgACCAattttagccccacccctcaggcccctggggggtcagccccatcatttgtacaatttggaatccccatcccatagggatgctaccaggcaaatatgagtgatatccattgcttggtttcagagaagaagtcgtttatatcaatatagcccaattgaccacatttggccccgcccctcaggcccccagggggtcagccccatcatttgtacaattttgaatccccaccacatagtgatgctaccaggcaaataggagtgatatcctttgcttggtttcagagaagaagtcatttatattaatatagccaaatatttatattcagagggtgtatctctgaacgccaacattttgaatttacctgtagggcagtttgttttgatagtgATTATAGTCTTTTTCCAAAAAGGAGTCTCAATGccaacaggtacatgtagatttacctgtaaaagttaCCTGTTGATACTTACCTGTAGGTGAAATGAAGGATTTTAAATTAAACATCATGTACTTATattgtgtaattttttttttaaagttttatagatcattttttttaaaaaaatgcaatacaatattatatttgtgaacatgatttttatgttaaaaaatattattttaatttatcaaAGTCTTAAAATTAAAGTCTTAAATTATAactgttttttccccaaaaatgtTTAATGAGATAAATGAAATAGTTAAATATATGCAGCTTTATATAGAAAAGTGTGTCCAAACAGCAATATACGTACAGGTTGAGTGCACATTCGTTGAATTTTGATACTGGTAGATACTCCATGTGAAAATAATGAAGTTGTAGATGAAAATCATCTTATATTGTTGGTTGTGTCAAACTTATTCAGAATTAAGAGTTACAATATATCAATTCATACTTTTATCACCGACCATCGGTTTACAAATTAACGGAACTGCAATAGTATTAACTTTAAGGAGTCTTGGAAGATATTGATTCATGCTACGCTTAGGAGAAAATCACTTTTGAATAactaatatatcatttatatttgcCATCTTTTTAACGTAATGTATTTTTGTCTTGTTGTTTACAAATACAAGATGCTTATGCAAAGCGTACGATTTTCAAATGAACTCCATTTCGATATTACATTAACAGTTTCTTtggaatttttgaaaataaatattaagagAAGATGTTTTCCTACTTTTCAATTTCCTACTTTT
Protein-coding regions in this window:
- the LOC117316710 gene encoding flocculation protein FLO11-like — translated: MDLTLQSVCILCAYLGFVKGHFDSSPGSEDETIPIDITYKHGITDRNLINVMVTSQGGSDVISLRLSRVKRSLVAPSLLVVTDGGLEEDVFGNSSTRLQSEKMFYKDDKNTSAFSIGWKDGQISKVHGHFVRDGFLHSVLSRDESGKGQGSSRSSENTTHGFSRSSDVYEGRVPVPHMMTKYNSTIAFSGDAIQFNESKVFTKENRRKRQSVDPQHLFVEYVVVTDHKNYLKWNADVSGHNMTSAEKDLTTKYNMLEFYQHVVHGIDVIFKTLSTQDLQVEIVLTGLVICNESNICPWSEKNKICADCDTVDDKECLFDFSKWRQNVLGRLLDHDHATLFTGYDLYYSLMQSKKTVGLAYMSNMCQNGSVSLVEERRNALSIHIAAHELGHSFGSNHDGNVLAEACPAEDKYLMAPSMLGVTDPAKASHPWGFSPCSRADIYDYINSLDRNGMNCMQNIPSIYTPGQSNDGAGLAYLPDDQCQAQYGKQSAVCREYHVGAWRHICYSMACRIPGKGECTLIYPHDGTPCGNMRWCQQGNCVYSGNTRSVDELCPLGDDPNYACTLSDCDSTIHMRAHCCQTCQHVMSVAITTTPVTMTTDDATKTSTDISDSNTTTTPKNTTVAMTTPIVTTTISEPTKLTVTDVAKNATTGSMDTTTSDSDTVAMTTTSVRPSISPVNITSPTTITLTSSSTTKNKLMSSNQSLSTSTSQLMPSTTSQSLSANQSDPVTPITSSAGTSPNAAQIDLSDSTGGTSLPAENSPRSTFSTAIKTTTTPLGTTETTFETTTKSATTGIVPKITIKTIQTTVSAEINKTTVHGNGIRNQTIQSASTSSPAPNQFQTSNNSPATSSNLHSNTTVRVSSTLPPNNTRPRSSPEPVSKATDSTFINNASTKTSTIYSTQIPTSIEASTDSPVNATISTILPITSSTVSKSTNSIRNVTALTTDSTLSNSTDDVNIQQTTPRASYDVTDVVFNSTKPENSTVNSIQNSTTLPNNDTDIIDKSKLKPNNTNIIGTKKTTILPFDSTTEGIQEDVNTLNAASNICNSNNVFIITTVTLIINFSIILMIKM